One Pseudomonas sp. C27(2019) DNA window includes the following coding sequences:
- a CDS encoding AsmA family protein — protein MKSFSKLIGLLLLGLLLLLVAAGFALTHFFDPNDYKDEIRDLAREHVNIELELKGDIGWSLFPWLGIEITDAKVASTNTPDEPFADLRLLGLSVQVLPLLRKEIQMSDIRIDGLSLNLHRNAAGQSNWEHIGQASGAGDDTTAEPRTQQPDAEETIGTTQPARASTPLKLDINSLIVNGARIDYHDEQSGQQFNLESVQLTTGAIRDAEPIALKFSGFLGNTKPLLRARIELTTKASIDQALQRFLLDDLKLSGEVAGEPLNGKTANFTVRGNLLYDQSAQIARWDNLRLSVNQLKALGELNVSELDKQAQLSGAVSIAPVNLQEFLSGVGIELPAMADKKALSHFEFNSRLQGTPNSLMFNEMAISLDQTALTGSAGIKDFAKAALYAQLQGDQLDADRYLPPAQAKAQTERQAEVKQQTEQAGSSGTTALPDAPSKSAWSTEKLLPVEQLRTVNADIDLAFNELTISKFPITQAKFKLLAKQGVITLNNLQGSLFNGEFKTSASLDMTAEQPALTLKQSTSNIPVEKILQTLEQEVTITGLLDLNADLRTRGNSQQDWVDQLNGSLNFALFKGVLPGANLERQLCIGIATLNRKRLAADTGSKDTPFNDLRGTLNIRNGVANNQDLRVAIPGLSVKGNGDINLRVLSLDYRLGIIIEGDTQPMPDPACQVSKNFVGLEWPVRCRGPLELGAKACRIDQDALAKAAASRAGEKISEKLNEKLEQKLGDKVSPELKDAIKGLFNR, from the coding sequence GTGAAATCTTTTAGCAAGCTTATCGGTCTGCTACTTCTAGGCCTGCTACTGCTGCTGGTAGCCGCCGGATTTGCTCTGACCCATTTTTTTGATCCAAATGATTATAAAGATGAAATTCGTGATCTCGCACGCGAGCATGTCAACATTGAACTTGAACTCAAGGGTGATATTGGCTGGAGCTTATTTCCTTGGTTGGGTATAGAAATAACCGACGCCAAGGTCGCCAGTACTAACACGCCGGATGAGCCCTTTGCTGATTTACGCTTGCTCGGCTTATCTGTACAGGTGCTGCCGCTGCTGCGCAAAGAAATCCAGATGAGCGACATCCGCATTGATGGTTTAAGCCTTAACTTGCACCGCAACGCTGCTGGTCAGAGTAACTGGGAGCATATCGGCCAAGCATCAGGTGCAGGGGATGATACGACTGCTGAGCCAAGAACACAGCAGCCCGATGCCGAAGAGACCATCGGCACTACGCAGCCTGCTCGCGCAAGTACGCCGCTCAAACTTGATATCAACAGCCTGATTGTTAACGGTGCACGCATTGATTATCACGATGAGCAAAGCGGCCAACAATTTAACTTAGAAAGCGTACAACTGACCACCGGCGCCATTCGCGATGCCGAGCCTATTGCACTGAAATTCTCTGGCTTTTTAGGCAATACCAAGCCGCTGCTACGTGCGCGTATTGAACTCACCACTAAAGCCAGCATTGATCAGGCATTGCAGCGCTTTCTACTGGATGATCTAAAACTATCTGGGGAAGTAGCCGGTGAGCCTTTAAATGGCAAAACGGCGAATTTCACCGTACGCGGCAATTTGTTGTATGACCAAAGTGCCCAGATCGCACGTTGGGACAACCTGAGACTATCGGTTAACCAGCTCAAGGCACTGGGCGAACTGAACGTATCCGAGTTGGATAAACAAGCTCAACTCAGCGGTGCTGTGTCAATTGCACCGGTTAACTTGCAAGAGTTTCTCAGCGGGGTTGGCATTGAGTTGCCAGCCATGGCTGATAAAAAAGCCTTAAGCCATTTTGAATTCAATAGCCGCCTACAAGGGACACCAAACAGCCTAATGTTTAACGAGATGGCAATCAGTCTCGACCAAACCGCTTTAACCGGTAGTGCCGGCATTAAAGACTTTGCTAAAGCCGCGCTCTACGCACAACTGCAAGGCGACCAACTGGATGCTGACCGCTACTTGCCACCGGCGCAGGCAAAAGCGCAAACAGAGCGACAAGCTGAAGTTAAACAGCAAACTGAACAAGCCGGTAGCAGTGGCACAACGGCGCTACCTGACGCCCCTTCAAAGTCGGCATGGAGCACAGAAAAACTCTTGCCTGTGGAGCAACTGAGGACAGTTAATGCCGACATCGACTTGGCATTTAATGAGTTGACTATCAGCAAATTTCCTATCACCCAAGCCAAATTTAAACTGTTGGCTAAACAAGGGGTGATCACCTTAAATAACCTACAAGGCTCACTGTTTAATGGTGAGTTTAAGACCAGCGCCAGCCTCGATATGACAGCAGAGCAGCCGGCTCTAACCCTCAAGCAAAGTACGAGCAACATCCCAGTTGAAAAGATTTTGCAGACGCTGGAGCAAGAGGTCACCATCACCGGCCTACTTGACCTTAATGCGGATTTGCGTACCCGCGGCAATAGCCAACAGGACTGGGTTGACCAGCTGAATGGCTCGTTAAACTTTGCACTGTTCAAAGGCGTACTACCTGGGGCCAACTTAGAGCGCCAGCTGTGTATTGGTATCGCCACCTTAAATCGCAAGCGCCTCGCTGCTGATACGGGTAGCAAAGATACGCCGTTTAATGACTTACGCGGCACCCTAAATATCCGCAATGGCGTTGCTAACAATCAAGATTTGCGCGTCGCCATTCCAGGTCTAAGTGTTAAAGGCAACGGTGATATCAATTTACGCGTGCTCAGCCTTGATTATCGCTTAGGCATTATTATTGAGGGTGACACCCAACCCATGCCGGACCCCGCGTGCCAAGTGAGTAAAAACTTTGTTGGTTTAGAATGGCCAGTGCGCTGCCGCGGCCCACTGGAGCTTGGTGCCAAAGCCTGTCGTATTGATCAAGATGCTTTAGCTAAAGCAGCGGCCAGTCGCGCAGGTGAAAAAATCTCGGAAAAACTCAATGAAAAGCTTGAGCAAAAGCTGGGTGATAAAGTCAGTCCCGAACTTAAAGATGCAATAAAAGGTTTGTTTAACCGATGA